Below is a genomic region from Xiphophorus hellerii strain 12219 chromosome 1, Xiphophorus_hellerii-4.1, whole genome shotgun sequence.
TCCTGGGCTTACCAGGCAGGTTGTGAGCAGACAGAGCCGCGACTGTTTGGGCCGCCGAGTGTCTGGAGTTTGGCTGTGAATGGGCCGACTCTGACGGCAACAAGTAGCTGCTAGCAGCTGCTCCTTGCACGGTTTTAGACCTGTTCTGCTTCTTCCTCACAGAGGCGTCTAGGTGTGTTTTTGGGTCTGGGTTTTGCCGGCTTTCGCCCCATGCTTTAGCTGTGTTAGGATACACACGCGAAGCTTTAGAGGAGGTTAGATCATCAGCATGTGAAGAGGAAGCAGACTTCTGCCTGCTGGAAGAGGAAGAAGCAATGCGAGTTTTGATGAAAGTGTCCTGGCGCACAGGGACCGAAGCTCTCCGGCCTGACACAGCTCTTCGTCTATCACTCGAACTGACTGTTAAGTTACTGCTCAAAGAACTGGTGGAGTCTTTACGGGGCAGAGAACATCTATGACTCACCTCCGTATTAAAAACATCACTGATACTACGACTTCTAATGAAGGTGGCATCTCTTGGGAGACCCCGGCCACCGTGGGACCGGCTGCTCGTGTGAAAACTGTTGTCggaagaaagagaagaggaggTTCTTACAGGGCTTGTGTGGAGACTTCGGGTTAGAGCTCGCAAGTGGTGGGTGGCCGAGGCAGGGACGCTGCTGCCGAGGACGGGGCTGGCCCGCGGACTGCTCCTCAGCTGGGGCCTGCCGGGGCTGCTGCGGGGGCTGCGCGAGGCCCGGCCCGACTTGGCGGCTAGCTCCTTGGCTCGGGAGCGCCGGGGGCTGCTGTTCAGGCTGCGGGGGGCCTGAGGAGCCTCCAGATCCTCCAGGCGCTGAGTGAGGGCCAGTTTCTGCTGGATGGCCATGCGCAGGAGGGAATTAAGAGTCTTCTTCTCGTCCTCAGCAGCGGCAAGCTGCCTCTGCATCTCGTCCAGCTGGGTGACGTACTGATCGCACCTGAAAGACGTGGACAGGGTCAACATGCAGCATGCACAAACAGGCGGGCAGGAGCTCATCAAAAGGCACAAAAACAGTCAGGTTAAAGACAAAGTGAGTGTGTTACAACAAACACCAACTAGCACCGCAAATAAGACGACTTTTAgaatctgaaatgttgctaattaCGCTGGAGAACTGAAACAACAACTTATGCTCCATTCAgacaaaatctgatttctgaGCTGTCAAGGAGCATTTCCAACACAGAAAATGCTGCAGAtggaaaatctgaacttttgcAGACGAACGCAGATCGTCAATCAATCTGAGACTTCGCTTTGTGACGTTATGGCCTGCAGAAGAACGCAATcgtgcaaaaatatttctaattgcATTGTTTGACACCGACAAAAAAAGACGTTCTGATCATTTCAGGAATTTCTGAACATTCATGATTTTCTTCATACAAAACGAGTATTGAAATTAATGATGCCACAATTATAAAAACCTATGATGCTACATATGTTCATCACCATCTTTAACAGCATTTTGTTGAGTTTTAGAGccacagacaaaacaaaacgaagTAGGAAGGTGAATGGAGGGCGAGTAGTCCTTGTGCAGTTCTAGCATCCGTCCACATGGTGGCATCGCTAACCTAGGCTTGAATCATAACCTTTTCCAAAGCTGTAATCTGTTGGATCAGACTTCAGCTGGCCTTGATTACTGTCTGTTCTTGAATCCTTCTTAAGGATAATCAAGTAGCAGCTCATAAATGTCTGCAAACGGACCAGACAAGCTGATACTTGTCCAGGAACCTCTGAGCTCTTTAACAcctgctacataaataaaaataaataaatcagagaaTTATGCATATTTCTAGTTTATTGCATTGGTGTAATCACTGCTTTCCAATTGAGCAGAGGAATTTATTGAGGGAGAGTTTGGTGATCTTGGTTTTGTTGAGTTTTACTCGCAAACGTTCGGACCTCTTCCTCCCTAACATGACCCACCTGAACCGGACAAATCGGCCCGTCCTTTTCCCCGCACAAGGCAGAGCATGTGGCTTATAATCTTCACTTGAAGCTGTGGAGCGTGCACGGGTGTAATAAGACCAGTAAGCTCATTAACCACTAACGAGTGCTTTTACAAAGCATTTAGTGCTAGAAcaaacttttacaaatattttgtcaGGTCTTATAATGggtaataaaagaaataaaaaccttacCTGCTGGCAAACATGACTCTGAGAGACGAGAAGGTGGCAGCGTCCTCCTTCAGGGCTTTGAGCTCATTCCTCAGTTTCATCATGGTCTCCGACACCATGCTCTTCTCCGTCTCATACTTGGTTTTCAGATTAGACAAGGCCAACTCAGCCGTCTgcaaccacaaaaacaaaaacgaccTCAAGATCGAACGTTTAAACAAGGTTTGTGCACCTTTcacacagtaaaattcaagcaaatGAAGgtgttcaaacttttccagcaccaaaTTTAGAGTTATAAACAAATGAACTAAAGAAAACAGTCCCAATTCAACATATatgatattatttattaatgttaatattttttgatagTACTCTACAGCATAATTATaactaaaatataactaaattttatgttttgaagtATCTCACACACACCTCAAATACCGGACTGATCCGAGAACAAACCATtattcaacaaaagaaaaatcccccaattttaataactttgtttaacctataaaatatattcaacctttatttcaattataGGGCTCAATAAGTCTATTAGGAATAATAGATATCCATTACGTTGAAACAAATCGCCTTATGGTATCAAATCAAATCACCTTcttgctcaaattaaatgcttaaactCAACATTCaaagttacaaataaaaaaaaaaaataaaaaaaaacatttcccaggttctctggcatttagcaaatagaaataattttggtaattttaactacacagtgacaaaaaaatgtgtgtgcgtCTTTATTGGCTGtataaaaatatctggttttaactttaatgttttcaaaatttagGCATTTGATCAAACCGATTACGTTTAAAACAAAACCGAGCAGCTTGATCACCAAACACTTTCAAGGACTTTTAACAATAATCAAGCACTTTCCTAATCTTGAAACATCAAATTGAAAAGCAGCTGTACAAACCTTGAAGTAAGAAGTTTTTAATGGTTTCATtcgcacatttaaaaaaaaaaaaaaaaaaaaatagaatgcAACAACAATATTAGATTTTCTGAGACTTTACCAACAAAGCAGCGGTGCATTTCTTTAACAGTGTGGTTTTGGcattaacacaaacaaactttttatcTGAATTATTTGGGAGAAGTTCTGcgaaaaaacagttaaaaaactgaagcaaacaaatgtaaaaaaaaatagtgaaaaatATGATAAACGACCAAACGACTGAACCAGAGTCGTTTATTTCAGTTcagactaaaaataaatgaatgccGTTTGACTGACATCAGGAAAAGCAGCGGGTCGCTTCTTCAAACAGAACATTAAGGCGTTCTGTTGGTACCAGAATAACAGGACGATGCTAAGCTAAGCAAGAATCTGCATCACTCCAGTGATGGTAAAGACAAACCAAATCTAATGCAgtattatgaatattttattatagaCGAACCGGAGTCCTGAGCCCAGTCTGTCCCAGTAACAGCATCATCAGTTTAACTGTGTGACGTGAAAATAAACATGGAATATATCAATTCCAGACAAAAGCGTCACCTGGAGAGTGTTTGGAGTAACCGAGAGAAACGACAGAAGTAGGTCAGATGAGATAAACAAGTGGAGGAGACAGCGGGCTTAAGCTCTGGAAAGTCTAAAAATCATTCAGTATTCAAAGTACTAAGGAAAAGGGAAACTCACTGGCccctttattaggtacacctgaTGATGGCGATATGCATATTAGCCAATCAGATGGTAGCAACTTAATGCATCCAACATGGTGAAGTAGAGTGATATGGCTTATTATGCTTCCTGGAAGAGATTATGATACGTCTATGgcagtctttttcaaactgtgCTCTGCGTAACAACTGCTAATTTGCCATTTGTTAGCTCAAAGTGTGACGCTACagttagcttaccaaaggattgtgtttaaaaataataatggataaatGACTGAAGACCGAGTCACTAAAAAGAAAGCCTGAAGATTATGGTGGAAAGTTTCTCAGGATGAGTTgtagaacttttgtttttgaatgcTTTTATGATAAATAGCATTGAGGCGGTGAGCAGCGCTGCGCCCCAcgctgactaactgcatcttaacacctaaaataacattatttatgtTCGGCTATCTACTGGCTGAaagaaaatttttgtttttgccaacacaactcaagtctatttttctttttttatgcttctaaattacaaatagtcCTAAAATGCTATTAGTGTACAAAACACCTGAAGTAAAGAACTTTTTACAATCCatactttcagaatctgtaaataactcaaaatgacTTGTTCATGGTTTTATTGCACCACCCTTCACATTTGGAGGAACAATATaagttaaaagacaaaaaatttaatttcaggttGTATATATTAAGATGTTGCATTATTGTGGGGGTAATTTCAGGTTAGGTGGTCCGTGAGTGTTTATTAAATGGGGTAAAGTGGTCCTCGGCCTGAAAagaagtttgagaaacactggtcCATGGGTTATACATAATGCATTCATCACATTTCTGCACAAAAGTTTAGCCTGAATTGACGGATAATGCTGCTGGAATAACCAAATAACCTAAGAGACGAGGAAAAGCGCTGCAGCTTCGTTTACCTGCTTGTTTGCCTTCAGGACAGTCCGCAGGGTTGCAATCTGCTCTCTCTTTGTGCTGAGAAGGGATTTGAGTTTTAGGACTTCCTCCAAAAGGCTTTCGGTATCCCGCTCCGACTCCTCGCTGCTGCTGAGTCCAGAGTACGGCATCGCTCCTCTCTGACGGCAAAGGTCCACAGCCACCTGAGTGGACACGCACACAGGGATAGAGAAAAGTGATTTAATGGatttctttctgctttgctaAATCTCTTGCACTTCTGcaacagtttaaaataacaaatcacTATGTTATTTACAATATACTCAGCAACAACTTTCAAATTTCTAGAGTAGAGGTGGGCGATTTGGACTAAGTTTCGCCATGATATTTTGTACTGTTATTGTGATAAAGATAAATGTGACAATAAGAACTATTCATTACTTCAATCCATAACAATCCTGACAATATGGACAGTTTGAacattaatttgaatttatctCGACAACGATTACGTGAcaagaaatttatcacgatacATGACAAGATAAATGCCCACCCTCAGTTGTAGAATTAATTTGAGTATGGAAATCTTTTTCACTTCAGAGAAAGGACTAATACAAGCTTACCAGTGTTTCAGATAATGTCTGCTCAAAGGATTGTGTTTTCCTGAGGCCACAACtcaactttgacccctggtaatcCAATCCATTCAAACAAACTCACACAGGCACGTGTCAGTACAGCCCTGAACCAGCACTGGATTTGAGAGGCGCTCAAGAACATTTGCTGTCTGAACACAATGTCAGGTTCAAGGAAATCTGTACAGGGGAAAAAGCTTTCACTCTGAATATCAGCCTGGCTTTTAGTAGCAGTCAGAAAATAAGATTTGGAAATCATTTATTCCTGTTTGTAAGAGGTGAGCTGGTGCTGCCAACAAGGTTCAATCCTGGGACCCCTCATATTTACCATTTACAGTACATGctacattacaatgtcaccaggtgactctgaactCATACAAGCACCCAAAAGATGCTTAGAACAAATCAATGTGTGGATGTGACATAACTTTCACCAGATACCAGAAAAACTGACGTTATTATCtgtggacctaaagaggaacaatctagagtcaatgcacagcttcagttatcaCAGTAATTAACTAGAGATCTgatctgaaccttcagagccacatagagatggttacaaagtcagccttctatcacctgaagaacatttccaggaatagaggactaatgtctcagcgagatctagagaaactcatctatGAGTTTATCTTTAGCAGcgttgattactgcaacagtgtcctTGCAGGTCTGCCTGAAAAATCAGtcctcagcagcagctgatccaaaatgctgctgctggagttctgactaaaaccaggaagatggagcacataaGCCCAACTCTacagtccttccactggctccctgtagctcaaacaACAGACTTTAAatgctgctgttagtttataaatcactgaatggttcagcaacaaaatacattaaagatctgctgttgtatcaaccttccagacctctcaggtcttctggttctgctctgaatccccaaaaccagaaccaaacatggagaagcagcattcagcttctatcaCCACAAATCAAGAAATCAGCAaatcagctgaaacactgagttcctctaAATCAAGGCTAAACAGGCACCAGTTTAGAGCTGgctttgattcataataactggaacactgatcaatatattttatgtacatCTGCTTGATGATTTTAATATGTGTAttacttgtttcataattgacgactgatgtttttatgatgtaaaggactttgaactgccttgttgctgaaatgtgttgtaCAAATAAACACTGCCCTCTTACCCTGAGGTGCTTGATCTGGCAACGGATGACAGCAACCAGGTTGGACACATTGGACGGGTCCCTGAAATCCAGAGTGGGGGACCCAGGACAGGTCAGCGAGTCTGCGCTGGATCCTGCGCTGTCCACCTCGCCCATGAACTGCAGCGCCGCAGCTTTGGAGATGAACATGTCGTTAGCCCGAGGCTTCTTCTGAGCGTTGTGTTGGGCGAAGACATGGTGTGACCTTCGCACTCCTCCTCCGCCACCACCCCTAGCACTGTCCCGGTAGTAGTCCAGGGTGACCCGTTTGGGTGTGATGTTGTTGCACACACAGATGTGGTGGTAGAGGTTGGACAGCTCCTCAGAGAAAGCCAACAGCTCCTCCTGAGCGACGCTCAGATGCCCTTCAGAATCGATCGCCACTTTCCGCGTGGCTCCGATCTCTTTCTCCAGCTCGCCGATGCGCTCCTGATCCTGCTTGCTGGACTTGATGCACTGCCGGATCTTGTCGGCCAGCTCCTGGGCCTCGCCCCGCCATCGCTCCTTCTCCTGCTTGTATCTCTGCTCGAGGGTGTTGTACCGCGCGCCCGCCTGAGAGAGTTCGTCTCGCAGCTTCAGGAGCTCTTCGCTGGCCGCGCGCATTCGTGCCTCCAGCACCTCTTTGCTCTTAGTGTCGACCTCGTAGTCGAACCCCTCACTGCCGTCCTCTCCAGTTTCCACCTTCTGCCTCTCCTCTGCCTCCGGGTTTGGATGCGGACTACTTTGCGCGGCTTCCAGCTGCTGAGTGAGAGCGCCAACCTTGTCCTCCTGCTGACTTAGAGCCTGTTTGGACATCATCAGCTGCATTTGCAGTTCCTCCACTTTGCTACCTAGGCTGGATTTCTCCCTTTCTGTCtgaaaatacacacaaatacacaaaaaacattttaaaatggtcCTGGGCCAACCAAAATTAGCCCCAATGAGCCGCAAACTGAGGGGACGTGGCAAGACGCTTGTCAATCATTCTGAGCCGTGACAGTAACGCTGAATGGGGCTGTCAGAGGTTAGCCCTTCGGAAAGAACCGGGATTTTCAACAGGCGGTTTGACACCAGATTCAGGAtaaccagcggcgccctctgctggctggCGGctaaactacaacactaaaataaCCTCTAAGCGAATGTTATCAGTAGAAAAAAACTCTAACCACTCATAGTTTTCATTCAAATAATTCCaactgactttatttattttaagaaaacaaaaggatgATTTCTCAGACCTCCACTCCCTCTTCCTcttgatgcatttttaatgcagaTCCAGAAACCAAACATCTGCTAGACAGGAGCTTTTAAACCCAACCCCCCAACTTAAGTGCATCATACATAATGTATTTCCTCCAAACAAAGAGAAGGGACAACTCAATATGTTCTTAATTATTCGAGACACATTCTCTTAGAAGGAAGCTGCGTTGACAATAACTAGGAGTGGACTAAGATTTCTCAGTGAAGCAGTTGTTACGCAACAGTGCAGCGGATGTGGTTTCCAACAGGAAGTGCCAGCTAACAGCTTAGTCACACAGACTAAATGGTGCTGAAACTTCCTCACTCGGGACAATAATGGATGTTAGTATTTAACTGAACCTGAACAGACAAAGAGGAGTTTCATCTAAAATCTACAGATTTATGAGATTAGTGATTTGTTTTGGTAGAGACAAGATGTCAAGAGCAGGCTGATAATTAGACACAAGTACTCATTTAAGATGAATGAAcaggtgtgtttttattcaaaagtaATGTGCTCAGCCCAGAGTATGATagtgtgaaaaatatttgacccccttcttttttgtcactcttaaacattttaaactacaaaacacaccatcataaaagataaaaagaaaaccatcaaGAGAAACACAAATCAGCCTTTACTGAACCAAATactaatttagtatttttatctaaatgcgttgtattttgtattttccaggcataatGCCATTTTATTGCTCAATCAAGTATCTATGATTTTAAGCTAGTGTAAAAATTCTGCATATGCCAAACGtgacttaaaagtaatttaatgaattgaaattgggcttctgtctctttaagaagctcctgctctttccgacactccaccttcagcacctcaccacaacaatgctcctccaTGATGCCGTTTACAACTGTTCTTAGGAGCTCAGTGACAATAAGAAATatgaattgtttcttttttaggtaactatGGCTTTAactgtgtgtcacagcaattatAGCCCCGCAAACACAAATgctgttcttgaaaaacattcctatgTCCTAAATAAGCTTATTTAGGAAAATTATTATAATATGAAATTTATCATAAAGCAAGATAAACGATACAAAAAACACCCACACctagttccaccaggtgtttactAACTaatgctgccgctagtctgcaggagctgagAGGGGAAGGCGCGGCGGGAGGTTTTCTGTGGGGTGGAAGCTCCAAGAAGGGGTTCAGTGGAAATAACTTTGTGAGAGCAAGTGTTCAGGCacccagggtttcccccagtgtaatataagcctggcgggccaccaggatttacttgtgcccccaccaggctaagcattgcttatttattcaagtcttttttaaatgtttgtattttttttagactttatagttggtgtttatcTTCCAgtcttttaataaaacataattatcaagtggtattttaaaatttcctgtcaactttaaacattttgtaactcaaaaacatgacgggccgctggatgaatgactgcccaaCTACCGGGCTTAAAGGTTTAAGGATACCCCAAACatgaataaacttttttgatgaagaaatggcattataacatgacataaagctcaaaaacgTGGATTTTACACAATACTCCACCTCTAAAACTCAATGGGAAAGTTCTTTTCAATATCATTAAGGTAATATTTGTATGAGTAGTAAGGCTGGTTCTGTTGCATACCTGTAGCAGCTGCTGTTTTAGTTTCTGACTGTCTGAAAAGTGCAGCTCACTCAGCAGGTCAGATACCAGGCCTGAGGCTGGAGGACGCAAGAAAACGTCGCTGTTGCGCGGCGTGGAGTAGCGATGGACGAGGCCGTTGCTTTTGGAGCTGGGTGCAGATCCATTGGTGTGACTGCTGTCCTGGGTCTCTTCCTGAGCGTCGCCCTCCCCCCCGCggccctcctcctggctgtcATCCAGCTGGTCCAAATGGAGCTCCAGGTTTCCCACGGAGTCGAACGGGTTGAGGGTCAGGGCGGAGAGCTCCCGCCGCAGACTGTTCTTCTGCTCCCGCTCCTCCTTCAGCGCTTCCAGGGCCTCGTCCAGTTGCCGCTCCGCGATCTCCCTCAGCCTCGCGGCTTCGTCCAGCTGCGCTCGCAGCTCATCTTGCTCTTCGTTCTTCTGGGATAGCTCAAGCTTTATTGATTCAAACTCCACCTAAAAGCAGAGAACgcatgtattttctttaaatagagCTAAAGTTTCACCCAACCAGAAATTCTCATATTTCTCCTTACtattatcttaaaaaaacattaca
It encodes:
- the LOC116736504 gene encoding protein bicaudal D homolog 2 isoform X1, with the protein product MLETDADPTGGEVEEDVEADMGSSDMKAEVMRLTLELQEATEEKLQAARYGLVVLEESAALKMKHTQLEEEHESLKLELQQLREAFADSVSSQKRAAADGECREESLLQETASKEAAMATRMEEVQAELKQTRLALGNAHAELDRLGGLSIQLKKECECLEAEKNHLRDEMKEYKVRELRQLQDNGELEEENISLQKQVSVLKENQVEFESIKLELSQKNEEQDELRAQLDEAARLREIAERQLDEALEALKEEREQKNSLRRELSALTLNPFDSVGNLELHLDQLDDSQEEGRGGEGDAQEETQDSSHTNGSAPSSKSNGLVHRYSTPRNSDVFLRPPASGLVSDLLSELHFSDSQKLKQQLLQTEREKSSLGSKVEELQMQLMMSKQALSQQEDKVGALTQQLEAAQSSPHPNPEAEERQKVETGEDGSEGFDYEVDTKSKEVLEARMRAASEELLKLRDELSQAGARYNTLEQRYKQEKERWRGEAQELADKIRQCIKSSKQDQERIGELEKEIGATRKVAIDSEGHLSVAQEELLAFSEELSNLYHHICVCNNITPKRVTLDYYRDSARGGGGGGVRRSHHVFAQHNAQKKPRANDMFISKAAALQFMGEVDSAGSSADSLTCPGSPTLDFRDPSNVSNLVAVIRCQIKHLRVAVDLCRQRGAMPYSGLSSSEESERDTESLLEEVLKLKSLLSTKREQIATLRTVLKANKQTAELALSNLKTKYETEKSMVSETMMKLRNELKALKEDAATFSSLRVMFASRCDQYVTQLDEMQRQLAAAEDEKKTLNSLLRMAIQQKLALTQRLEDLEAPQAPRSLNSSPRRSRAKELAAKSGRASRSPRSSPGRPQLRSSPRASPVLGSSVPASATHHLRALTRSLHTSPR
- the LOC116736504 gene encoding protein bicaudal D homolog 2 isoform X2, with the protein product MLETDADPTGGEVEEDVEADMGSSDMKAEVMRLTLELQEATEEKLQAARYGLVVLEESAALKMKHTQLEEEHESLKLELQQLREAFADSVSSQKRAAADGECREESLLQETASKEAAMATRMEEVQAELKQTRLALGNAHAELDRLGGLSIQLKKECECLEAEKNHLRDEMKEYKVRELRQLQDNGELEEENISLQKQVSVLKENQVEFESIKLELSQKNEEQDELRAQLDEAARLREIAERQLDEALEALKEEREQKNSLRRELSALTLNPFDSVGNLELHLDQLDDSQEEGRGGEGDAQEETQDSSHTNGSAPSSKSNGLVHRYSTPRNSDVFLRPPASGLVSDLLSELHFSDSQKLKQQLLQTEREKSSLGSKVEELQMQLMMSKQALSQQEDKVGALTQQLEAAQSSPHPNPEAEERQKVETGEDGSEGFDYEVDTKSKEVLEARMRAASEELLKLRDELSQAGARYNTLEQRYKQEKERWRGEAQELADKIRQCIKSSKQDQERIGELEKEIGATRKVAIDSEGHLSVAQEELLAFSEELSNLYHHICVCNNITPKRVTLDYYRDSARGGGGGGVRRSHHVFAQHNAQKKPRANDMFISKAAALQFMGEVDSAGSSADSLTCPGSPTLDFRDPSNVSNLVAVIRCQIKHLRVAVDLCRQRGAMPYSGLSSSEESERDTESLLEEVLKLKSLLSTKREQIATLRTVLKANKQTAELALSNLKTKYETEKSMVSETMMKLRNELKALKEDAATFSSLRVMFASSAETLPPSLQNPSAP